In Apostichopus japonicus isolate 1M-3 chromosome 5, ASM3797524v1, whole genome shotgun sequence, a single window of DNA contains:
- the LOC139968148 gene encoding uncharacterized protein: MMDTLSAYQYKPVHIITECNLIVKKRKPAHSLTLLIASKDQPAISTGHLITSKDQPANSTGHLIASKDQPANSTGHLIASKDQPAYSTGHLIASKDQPANSTGHLIASKDQLANSTGHLIASKDQPANSTGHLIASKDQPANSTGPLIASKDQPANSTGHLIASKDQPANSTGHLIASKDQPANSTGHLITSKDQPANSTGHLIASKDQPANSTGHLIASKDQPTNSTGHLIASKDQPANSTGHLITSKDQPANSTGHLIASKDQPANSTGHLIASKDQPTNSTGHLIASKDISLCTLCMAGHQSQIVGIRHTDLN, from the exons ATGATG GACACCCTGTCTGCCTATCAGTATAAGCCTGTGCACATCATAACCGAATGCAATCTGATCGTCAAAAAGCGTAAGCCTGCACACAGCTTAACTCTCCTGATTGCATCCAAGGATCAACCTGCAATTAGCACAGGCCACCTGATTACATCCAAGGATCAACCTGCAAATAGCACAGGCCACCTGATTGCATCCAAGGATCAACCTGCAAATAGCACAGGCCACCTGATAGCATCCAAGGATCAGCCTGCATATAGCACAGGCCACCTGATTGCATCcaag GATCAACCTGCAAATAGCACAGGCCACCTGATAGCATCCAAGGATCAACTTGCAAATAGCACAGGCCACCTGATTGCATCCAAGGATCAACCTGCAAATAGCACAGGCCACCTGATTGCATCCAAGGATCAACCTGCAAATAGCACAGGCCCCCTGATTGCATCCAAGGATCAACCTGCAAACAGCACAGGCCACCTGATTGCATCCAAGGATCAACCTGCAAATAGCACAGGCCACCTGATTGCATCCAAGGATCAACCTGCAAATAGCACAGGTCACCTGATTACATCCAAGGATCAACCTGCAAATAGCACAGGCCACCTGATTGCATCCAAGGATCAACCTGCAAATAGCACAGGCCACCTGATTGCATCCAAGGATCAACCTACAAATAGCACAGGCCACCTGATTGCATCCAAGGATCAACCTGCAAATAGCACAGGTCACCTGATTACATCCAAGGATCAACCTGCAAATAGCACAGGCCACCTGATTGCATCCAAGGATCAACCTGCAAATAGCACAGGCCACCTGATTGCATCCAAGGATCAACCTACAAATAGCACAGGCCACCTGATTGCATCCAAGGATATAAGCCTGTGCACGTTATGTatggctggccatcagtctcaaatcgtggggattcgacataccgatttaaattga